A DNA window from Pseudomonas wuhanensis contains the following coding sequences:
- the purB gene encoding adenylosuccinate lyase, whose translation MQLSSLTAVSPVDGRYAGKTQALRPIFSEYGLIRARVLVEVRWLQRLAAHPAISEVPAFSAEANAVLNTLAENFSLEHAERVKEIERTTNHDVKAIEYLLKEQAAKLPELAAVSEFIHFACTSEDINNLSHALMLREGRDDVMLPLMRQTAEAIRELAIRFADVPMLSRTHGQPASPTTLGKELANVVYRLERQIAQVAAVPLLGKINGAVGNYNAHLSAYPEIDWEANARAFIEDELGLGFNPYTTQIEPHDYIAELFDAIARFNTILIDFDRDIWGYISLGYFKQRTIAGEIGSSTMPHKVNPIDFENSEGNLGIANALFQHLASKLPISRWQRDLTDSTVLRNLGVGFAHSVIAYEASLKGISKLELNAQKIAADLDACWEVLAEPIQTVMRRYNIENPYEKLKELTRGKGISPEALQTFIDGLDMPAQAKAELKLLTPANYIGNAVAQAKRI comes from the coding sequence ATGCAGCTCTCTTCGCTCACTGCGGTTTCCCCTGTTGACGGCCGCTACGCCGGCAAAACCCAGGCCCTGCGCCCGATTTTCAGCGAATACGGCCTGATCCGTGCTCGCGTCCTGGTTGAAGTGCGCTGGCTCCAGCGCCTGGCCGCTCACCCTGCCATCAGCGAAGTGCCGGCGTTCTCCGCCGAAGCCAACGCGGTGTTGAACACCCTGGCGGAAAACTTCTCTCTGGAGCACGCCGAGCGTGTCAAAGAGATCGAGCGCACCACCAACCACGACGTCAAAGCCATTGAGTACCTGCTCAAAGAGCAAGCGGCCAAGTTGCCGGAACTGGCTGCCGTCAGCGAATTCATCCACTTTGCCTGCACCAGCGAGGACATCAACAACCTGTCCCACGCCCTGATGCTGCGCGAAGGCCGTGATGACGTGATGCTGCCGCTGATGCGCCAGACTGCCGAAGCCATTCGCGAGCTGGCCATCCGTTTCGCTGACGTGCCGATGCTGTCGCGCACCCACGGTCAACCGGCATCGCCGACCACCCTGGGCAAAGAGCTGGCGAACGTGGTTTACCGTCTGGAGCGTCAAATCGCTCAAGTCGCCGCCGTTCCGCTGCTGGGCAAAATCAACGGCGCTGTCGGCAACTACAACGCTCACCTGTCGGCCTACCCTGAGATCGACTGGGAAGCCAACGCCCGCGCCTTCATCGAAGACGAACTGGGCCTGGGCTTCAACCCGTACACCACGCAGATCGAACCGCACGACTACATCGCCGAGCTGTTCGACGCGATCGCACGCTTCAACACCATCCTGATCGACTTCGACCGCGACATCTGGGGCTACATCTCCCTGGGTTATTTCAAACAGCGCACCATCGCTGGCGAAATCGGCTCGTCGACCATGCCGCACAAGGTCAACCCGATCGACTTCGAAAACTCCGAAGGCAACCTGGGCATCGCCAACGCACTGTTCCAGCACCTGGCGAGCAAGCTGCCGATCTCCCGCTGGCAGCGTGACCTGACCGACTCCACCGTACTGCGCAACCTCGGTGTCGGCTTCGCCCACAGCGTGATCGCGTACGAAGCCAGCCTCAAAGGCATCAGCAAACTGGAGCTCAACGCTCAGAAAATCGCTGCTGACCTGGACGCGTGCTGGGAAGTGCTGGCCGAGCCGATCCAGACTGTGATGCGTCGCTACAACATCGAAAACCCGTACGAGAAATTGAAAGAGCTGACTCGCGGCAAGGGCATCAGCCCTGAAGCGCTGCAGACCTTCATCGACGGGCTGGACATGCCGGCGCAAGCCAAGGCCGAGCTGAAACTGCTCACCCCGGCCAACTACATCGGCAACGCTGTAGCGCAAGCCAAACGCATCTGA
- the hflD gene encoding high frequency lysogenization protein HflD, with translation MSPTQEQLTALGGVFLAAVLVDKIAKTGQTNEAGLTCMLGSLLIRDPKDTLEVYGGDDINLRDGYRALIGALERDPSTLQREPLRYALAMLGLERQLAKRGDMLDEIGKRLPQIQSQVEHFGPAHENVIAACGALYQDTLSTLRQRIQVHGDMRNLQQPSNASKIRALLLAGIRSARLWRQLGGHRWQLVISRRKLLKELYPLMRSS, from the coding sequence ATGAGCCCGACTCAGGAGCAACTGACAGCCCTGGGCGGTGTATTTCTCGCCGCCGTGCTGGTCGACAAGATCGCCAAGACCGGCCAGACCAACGAAGCCGGCCTGACCTGCATGCTCGGCAGCCTGTTGATTCGCGACCCCAAGGACACGCTGGAAGTCTATGGCGGTGACGACATCAACCTGCGTGACGGTTACCGCGCCCTGATCGGCGCCTTGGAGCGCGACCCCAGCACTCTTCAGCGCGAACCGCTGCGCTATGCCCTGGCGATGCTGGGGCTGGAGCGTCAGCTGGCCAAACGTGGCGACATGCTGGACGAAATCGGCAAGCGTCTGCCGCAGATTCAGTCCCAGGTCGAGCACTTCGGGCCGGCTCACGAAAACGTGATCGCCGCCTGCGGTGCGCTGTATCAGGACACCCTGAGCACCCTGCGCCAACGGATTCAGGTGCATGGCGACATGCGCAACCTGCAGCAACCGAGCAATGCCTCGAAGATTCGCGCGCTGTTGCTGGCCGGGATCCGCTCGGCACGCCTGTGGCGGCAGTTGGGTGGTCATCGCTGGCAGTTGGTGATCAGCCGGCGCAAATTGCTTAAAGAGCTTTACCCGCTGATGCGCAGCAGCTGA